One window of the Misgurnus anguillicaudatus chromosome 8, ASM2758022v2, whole genome shotgun sequence genome contains the following:
- the rad18 gene encoding E3 ubiquitin-protein ligase RAD18 isoform X3 → MAQLSEVDLPPNLSCLKNVDTLLRCPICFEFLNISMMTACSHNFCSLCIRKFLSYKLLCPVCNSPTTDQDLRNNRLLDDVVHSFQTARQQLCQSNFESPPISPENPVAMVKGKAARQKGLKNEATTLSQFFQKKTPATTLSRAQTSLVHHFSVKEEPMEVFVQQPGRIKQEKVEKMIAKIKEEKMDTSEIPSTSQNIKTAVKVECPVCGVGVFEQHINKHLDMCLSRDDKKEGLRSGGRRKAMPKLVYTLISVPKLKKMLKECHLSAQGTREQLVRRHQDFTHIYNAQCDSLNPRSAEDIAKEIENNERLRNQLDSKRKPVIVTTKNQTAEEIEGLHSIYRKQHSSEFSRLIAQVRGRLETSKKTQVRHEEGQSAEETDSKAPFQTCSVEDATTATRVQDMETPRAAAYRKKSQFPFGL, encoded by the exons ATGGCTCAACTAAGTGAAGTGGATTTACCCCCGAACCTGTCATGCCTCAAA AATGTAGATACTCTGCTTCGGTGTCCAATCTGCTTTGAGTTTCTCAACATCAGTATGATGACTGCATGTTCACACAACT tttgttctcTCTGCATACGGAAATTTCTCTCTTATAAGTTGTTGTGCCCTGTTTGTAACTCG CCAACAACAGATCAAGATCTGAGAAACAATAGATTATTAGACGACGTCGTTCACAGCTTCCAAACTGCAAG GCAACAGCTGTGTCAGTCAAATTTTGAATCACCCCCCATATCCCCTGAAAACCCAGTTGCCATGGTCAAAGGCAAAGCAGCAAGACAGAAAGGTCTCAAAAATGAAGCGACCACCCTCAGTCAGTTCTTCCAGAAAAAGACCCCTGCGACAACTTTGTCAAGGGCCCAAACAAGTCTTGTCCATCACTTCTCTGTCAAAGAAGAACCAATGGAGGTGTTCGTTCAGCAACCAGGCAGAATCAAGCAGGAAAAAGTGGAGAAAATGATTGCAAAGATTAAAGAGGAGAAAATGGATACATCTGAAATCCCTTCTACGTCACAAAACATTAAGACTGCGGTTAAAG TGGAATGTCCTGTCTGTGGAGTGGGTGTGTTCGAGCAGCACATTAATAAACATCTAGATATGTGCTTGAGTCGAGACGATAAAAAGGAAGGGTTGAGAAG TGGTGGAAGGCGAAAAGCAATGCCTAAGTTGGTGTACACTCTAATCAGTGTTCCTAAGCTGAAGAAGATGCTGAAGGAATGTCATCTGTCCGCTCAGGGCACCAGGGAACAGCTCGTACGACGACACCAGGACTTTACACATATCTATAACGCCCAGTGTGACTCGCTCAACCCCAGATCAG CTGAAGATATTGCCAAAGAAATTGAGAACAATGAGCGATTACGGAATCAACTGGACAGCAAACGGAAACCG GTTATAGTCACAACGAAGAATCAAACAGCTGAAGAAATTGAGGGGTTACACTCCATATACC GAAAGCAGCACAGCAGTGAATTTTCCCGGTTAATTGCCCAGGTCAGAGGTCGTCTGGAGACGTCGAAGAAAACCCAGGTCAGACATGAGGAGGGCCAGTCAGCCGAGGAGACAGACTCCAAAG
- the rad18 gene encoding E3 ubiquitin-protein ligase RAD18 isoform X1, translated as MAQLSEVDLPPNLSCLKNVDTLLRCPICFEFLNISMMTACSHNFCSLCIRKFLSYKLLCPVCNSPTTDQDLRNNRLLDDVVHSFQTARQQLCQSNFESPPISPENPVAMVKGKAARQKGLKNEATTLSQFFQKKTPATTLSRAQTSLVHHFSVKEEPMEVFVQQPGRIKQEKVEKMIAKIKEEKMDTSEIPSTSQNIKTAVKVECPVCGVGVFEQHINKHLDMCLSRDDKKEGLRSGGRRKAMPKLVYTLISVPKLKKMLKECHLSAQGTREQLVRRHQDFTHIYNAQCDSLNPRSAEDIAKEIENNERLRNQLDSKRKPVIVTTKNQTAEEIEGLHSIYRKQHSSEFSRLIAQVRGRLETSKKTQVRHEEGQSAEETDSKASHSIQNSTQPLISTPLKAKTEVKDVMVKVSSRSSSPTISDVSVSRDMETPRAAAYRKKSQFPFGL; from the exons ATGGCTCAACTAAGTGAAGTGGATTTACCCCCGAACCTGTCATGCCTCAAA AATGTAGATACTCTGCTTCGGTGTCCAATCTGCTTTGAGTTTCTCAACATCAGTATGATGACTGCATGTTCACACAACT tttgttctcTCTGCATACGGAAATTTCTCTCTTATAAGTTGTTGTGCCCTGTTTGTAACTCG CCAACAACAGATCAAGATCTGAGAAACAATAGATTATTAGACGACGTCGTTCACAGCTTCCAAACTGCAAG GCAACAGCTGTGTCAGTCAAATTTTGAATCACCCCCCATATCCCCTGAAAACCCAGTTGCCATGGTCAAAGGCAAAGCAGCAAGACAGAAAGGTCTCAAAAATGAAGCGACCACCCTCAGTCAGTTCTTCCAGAAAAAGACCCCTGCGACAACTTTGTCAAGGGCCCAAACAAGTCTTGTCCATCACTTCTCTGTCAAAGAAGAACCAATGGAGGTGTTCGTTCAGCAACCAGGCAGAATCAAGCAGGAAAAAGTGGAGAAAATGATTGCAAAGATTAAAGAGGAGAAAATGGATACATCTGAAATCCCTTCTACGTCACAAAACATTAAGACTGCGGTTAAAG TGGAATGTCCTGTCTGTGGAGTGGGTGTGTTCGAGCAGCACATTAATAAACATCTAGATATGTGCTTGAGTCGAGACGATAAAAAGGAAGGGTTGAGAAG TGGTGGAAGGCGAAAAGCAATGCCTAAGTTGGTGTACACTCTAATCAGTGTTCCTAAGCTGAAGAAGATGCTGAAGGAATGTCATCTGTCCGCTCAGGGCACCAGGGAACAGCTCGTACGACGACACCAGGACTTTACACATATCTATAACGCCCAGTGTGACTCGCTCAACCCCAGATCAG CTGAAGATATTGCCAAAGAAATTGAGAACAATGAGCGATTACGGAATCAACTGGACAGCAAACGGAAACCG GTTATAGTCACAACGAAGAATCAAACAGCTGAAGAAATTGAGGGGTTACACTCCATATACC GAAAGCAGCACAGCAGTGAATTTTCCCGGTTAATTGCCCAGGTCAGAGGTCGTCTGGAGACGTCGAAGAAAACCCAGGTCAGACATGAGGAGGGCCAGTCAGCCGAGGAGACAGACTCCAAAG CTTCACATAGCATTCAGAACTCAACCCAGCCTCTCATTTCTACACCACTAAAGGCAAAGACTGAAGTGAAGGATGTGATGGTCAAAGTTTCATCAAGGTCATCAAGCCCTACAATCAGTGATGTGTCAGTCAGCAG
- the rad18 gene encoding E3 ubiquitin-protein ligase RAD18 isoform X2 produces MAQLSEVDLPPNLSCLKNVDTLLRCPICFEFLNISMMTACSHNFCSLCIRKFLSYKLLCPVCNSPTTDQDLRNNRLLDDVVHSFQTARQQLCQSNFESPPISPENPVAMVKGKAARQKGLKNEATTLSQFFQKKTPATTLSRAQTSLVHHFSVKEEPMEVFVQQPGRIKQEKVEKMIAKIKEEKMDTSEIPSTSQNIKTAVKVECPVCGVGVFEQHINKHLDMCLSRDDKKEGLRSGGRRKAMPKLVYTLISVPKLKKMLKECHLSAQGTREQLVRRHQDFTHIYNAQCDSLNPRSAEDIAKEIENNERLRNQLDSKRKPVIVTTKNQTAEEIEGLHSIYRKQHSSEFSRLIAQVRGRLETSKKTQVRHEEGQSAEETDSKASHSIQNSTQPLISTPLKAKTEVKDVMVKVSSRSSSPTISDVSVSSSISDMFS; encoded by the exons ATGGCTCAACTAAGTGAAGTGGATTTACCCCCGAACCTGTCATGCCTCAAA AATGTAGATACTCTGCTTCGGTGTCCAATCTGCTTTGAGTTTCTCAACATCAGTATGATGACTGCATGTTCACACAACT tttgttctcTCTGCATACGGAAATTTCTCTCTTATAAGTTGTTGTGCCCTGTTTGTAACTCG CCAACAACAGATCAAGATCTGAGAAACAATAGATTATTAGACGACGTCGTTCACAGCTTCCAAACTGCAAG GCAACAGCTGTGTCAGTCAAATTTTGAATCACCCCCCATATCCCCTGAAAACCCAGTTGCCATGGTCAAAGGCAAAGCAGCAAGACAGAAAGGTCTCAAAAATGAAGCGACCACCCTCAGTCAGTTCTTCCAGAAAAAGACCCCTGCGACAACTTTGTCAAGGGCCCAAACAAGTCTTGTCCATCACTTCTCTGTCAAAGAAGAACCAATGGAGGTGTTCGTTCAGCAACCAGGCAGAATCAAGCAGGAAAAAGTGGAGAAAATGATTGCAAAGATTAAAGAGGAGAAAATGGATACATCTGAAATCCCTTCTACGTCACAAAACATTAAGACTGCGGTTAAAG TGGAATGTCCTGTCTGTGGAGTGGGTGTGTTCGAGCAGCACATTAATAAACATCTAGATATGTGCTTGAGTCGAGACGATAAAAAGGAAGGGTTGAGAAG TGGTGGAAGGCGAAAAGCAATGCCTAAGTTGGTGTACACTCTAATCAGTGTTCCTAAGCTGAAGAAGATGCTGAAGGAATGTCATCTGTCCGCTCAGGGCACCAGGGAACAGCTCGTACGACGACACCAGGACTTTACACATATCTATAACGCCCAGTGTGACTCGCTCAACCCCAGATCAG CTGAAGATATTGCCAAAGAAATTGAGAACAATGAGCGATTACGGAATCAACTGGACAGCAAACGGAAACCG GTTATAGTCACAACGAAGAATCAAACAGCTGAAGAAATTGAGGGGTTACACTCCATATACC GAAAGCAGCACAGCAGTGAATTTTCCCGGTTAATTGCCCAGGTCAGAGGTCGTCTGGAGACGTCGAAGAAAACCCAGGTCAGACATGAGGAGGGCCAGTCAGCCGAGGAGACAGACTCCAAAG CTTCACATAGCATTCAGAACTCAACCCAGCCTCTCATTTCTACACCACTAAAGGCAAAGACTGAAGTGAAGGATGTGATGGTCAAAGTTTCATCAAGGTCATCAAGCCCTACAATCAGTGATGTGTCAGTCAGCAG